TCCCAGCGCGACTCGGTCCAGCGGGGCAGCAAGGAGATGAGGCTCATGCGCGTAGACGAAAGGGGGCGAAAGAGGGAATTATCAGGAGGCGTCGAGCAGGACGCCAGAGGATACCCTTGAGACAATCGCCCGGCCGCGCCTTCCGACGGGCCGAGAGTGAGGTGCAATTTCCTCCGACGACGATTTCCTGCGGCCCCGAGTCGCGAATCCTCCTGCTCTGAACGTGCCATGTTTGGATCCTTTCGTGTTCCCGAGCGGCTCTTTGCCATCGCGATGTGGGCGGTCTCGATCATCTTCGCCGGTTTCCTCATCGGACTGGGCGGCAAGATCGTCGCGGAATTGCCGGGCGTCGAACAGGGGCTGAGTCTTCCCGAGTTCATCGATCCCGCCAAGCTGGTGCCGCTGCATGCCACGCGGGATTCGCTGCTGCAGGTGGAACGCAGTACGCGGGACGAGCGTGATCGCGCGTCGCAGCAGCATGCGGTGGCCCGCAACGCCTACACGTCGCAGCGCGAGAGCTTCGACGCCTGGGTCGCGACACGCCGGGCCACCACCGATCCGGCGCAGGATCCGGAAGTCCTGAGCCGCACACGCGCGCTCGACACGCTCAAGTCGACCGAGCGTGAAGCCGAGGCGCGGGTCGAGAAGCTGGACGAGACACTGCTGGCCATCACGCAGGCGCAGGAGGCGAATCGCGAAGCGGAGGTGGACCTCGAGATCGCCGCGCGCGGGAGCTTCGAGCGTGCACGATTCACGCAGGAACTCAAGGTGTTCGGCATCCGTCTCGCGCTCACGTTACCATTGCTGCTGATCGCCGGATGGCTGGTCGCGCGCAAACGCCGGAGCGAATACTGGCCGTTGCTGCGCGGGTTCGTGCTGTTTGCCGTATTCGCGTTTTTCGTGGAACTGGTGCCGTTCCTGCCCAGCTATGGCGGCTACGTGCGCTACGCCGTGGGGATCATCGCCTCTGGTGTGGCGGGTGTGTACATCATCCGCGCGATGCGCCGCTACCTCGCCCAGCGTCAACGTGTGGAGCAGCAGACCGAAGCCGAGCGACGCCGCGCCCTGCCCTACGAAGAAGCCCTCAAGCGCATCGACGCAGGGGTGTGCCCGGGATGTGAACGGCGCATTGCCACGGGCCCCAACGGCCCCGCCAACTTCTGCGTGCACTGCGGACTGCGCCTCTTCGATCAGTGTGGCGGCTGTCACACCCGCAAGAACGCGTTCTATCCGTATTGCCCGTCATGCGGCGTGCCCGCCGGGTCGGCGGACGCCGCATGACCGTGATGAACGCGCGGCCTGCCTGACCGGCTACTTGCGACGTTCGCCGGTGAACGTCGCGCCGCCCTGACCGGCAAAGTCCACGTCACCCTTCACATGATCGTCGTCGATGATCGTGCCGGTGAACGTGAGTGTGGTGCCGCCGCTGGTGTTCACGGCAAACGTGAAGCTTTTATCCTTCACGGTGCCCTTGAACGGCAACGCGCCCATGCGCGACGATTCGTACGTGCCGCTGATGGAATCGCCCTGCTGCTTCATGGTGACCGTGGGCGTGCCCGTGCCGTTCTCGGTGGTCACGGCGTAGGTCCATGTGCCGGTGAGGTTGGTGGCGAGCACCATCGCCGACGCAACCGTCGCCGAAATCGTGAGTGACGTGACGACGAACGCGGAACGTGAAAAGTTCATGAGAAGTGGTGAGGGGAGTACGATGTGAGTACCATGTGAGTACGGCCGATGCGTGACAGGTGGCGATCAGCGCCGCAATCCCGTCCCGAATGCCGCCACGCCCGGAATCGTGATCGGCAGCTGTCCGGTGATCGGGGTCTTGCCGAGCAGCGCCTGTCCCGCGGCGCGCTGCGACATGGTCCAGGGGCTCCAGGCGATGAGATGCACGTCGGTCAGCGGCAACCCCTGTGCGAGGTACGGGTTGTTGAAACTCACCAGCACCACACGTGTGCTCGCGGCCTTGAGTCCGTTGAGCAACTCCGGAAGCCCCGCAGTGGGTTTCATGTTGGCGGTGTTCGTGGCCGCGCCGATGTAACTCGACACGATCACCATGTCCGCACCCCGGGCGATCGCCAGCGCGTTCTCGACGGACGCCGGCAGAATGGTCGGATCGGGGCTCACCCGATACCCCCCGGTGTTGCCCGCGGCCGCACCGGCCGTGGCCTCGGCCACCACTTCGGGCGTGAGTGTGAGTGAAAGCAGCTGCGGGTACTGCGCCCGCAACTCGGCGTCGAGTCCACGTCCGGCCGCGATGTCCACCCGCGACGAGACCGTGATGCTCACCACCCGCGCGGTGCGCGGCATCCTGAACGGCACCAGTGACAGCGAGTCGCGCACCAGCGTGATGGATTTCTGTGCGGCCATCCGCGCCGGCTCGAGATTGGCCTGTGTGCCGACGTGCGCGCGGATGCCTTCCACCGACACGAGGCGCTCGCGATGCAGACCGAATTCGTGCTTGGCCATCAGCAGCTTGCGCACCGACTGGTTCAGACGGGCTTCGGTGACGCGTCCCGACGCAACCGCGTCCACGACGGCCTGAATGGATGCACGGGCGTCGGTGGGCATGAGCAGCACGTCGTTGCCCGCCTCCACGGCGCGCAGCGTGGCTTCCTGCATCGTGAGGCTGCCCATCACACCGTTCATGTCGAGCGCATCGGTGACCAGCAGTCCTTCGAAGTGCATGTCACGCCGCAGCAGATCGACCATCACGGCGCGACTGAGCGTGGCCGCGGTGTGCGTGGAGTCGAGCGCGGGCAGATCACCATGGAAGGTCATCATGCCGCGCAGACCCGCGTCGATGGCCGCCCGGAAAGGACGCAGCTCCACGCTGTCGAGACGTGCACGCGACACATTCACGCGCGACAGTTCGAGGTGCGAATTCTGCTCCGTGTCGCCGTGACCGGGAAAATGTTTGCCCGTGGCGAGCATCCCGTTCTCCTGCAGACCGCGCACCAGCGCCGCTCCCAGGCGCGCGACCAGCGCGGGATCTTCGCCGAACGACCGTCCACTGATGACGGGGTTCTTCGGATTGTTGTTGACGTCGAGCACCGGCGCGAACGCCATGTGGATGCCCATGGCACGACCTTCCACGGCCGTCACGCGTCCCATCTCGTAAGCCAGCTTCTCGTCGCGGGTGGCGCCGATGCCCA
The nucleotide sequence above comes from Gemmatimonas aurantiaca. Encoded proteins:
- a CDS encoding glycoside hydrolase family 3 N-terminal domain-containing protein, whose protein sequence is MKRRWSVSVSALLLASHATACATGGTTSSSASGSMGPIAEPVPASVARPTAASQREDGRWADSVLATLSVRQKAAQMVWVWALGDYTPVDAPAYVAIERQVRELELGGIIISVGGPADIVLKVNALQRAAKLPLLVGADLETGAAFRARGGWFLPNAIELGGATSFPYQMGIGATRDEKLAYEMGRVTAVEGRAMGIHMAFAPVLDVNNNPKNPVISGRSFGEDPALVARLGAALVRGLQENGMLATGKHFPGHGDTEQNSHLELSRVNVSRARLDSVELRPFRAAIDAGLRGMMTFHGDLPALDSTHTAATLSRAVMVDLLRRDMHFEGLLVTDALDMNGVMGSLTMQEATLRAVEAGNDVLLMPTDARASIQAVVDAVASGRVTEARLNQSVRKLLMAKHEFGLHRERLVSVEGIRAHVGTQANLEPARMAAQKSITLVRDSLSLVPFRMPRTARVVSITVSSRVDIAAGRGLDAELRAQYPQLLSLTLTPEVVAEATAGAAAGNTGGYRVSPDPTILPASVENALAIARGADMVIVSSYIGAATNTANMKPTAGLPELLNGLKAASTRVVLVSFNNPYLAQGLPLTDVHLIAWSPWTMSQRAAGQALLGKTPITGQLPITIPGVAAFGTGLRR
- a CDS encoding zinc ribbon domain-containing protein, encoding MFGSFRVPERLFAIAMWAVSIIFAGFLIGLGGKIVAELPGVEQGLSLPEFIDPAKLVPLHATRDSLLQVERSTRDERDRASQQHAVARNAYTSQRESFDAWVATRRATTDPAQDPEVLSRTRALDTLKSTEREAEARVEKLDETLLAITQAQEANREAEVDLEIAARGSFERARFTQELKVFGIRLALTLPLLLIAGWLVARKRRSEYWPLLRGFVLFAVFAFFVELVPFLPSYGGYVRYAVGIIASGVAGVYIIRAMRRYLAQRQRVEQQTEAERRRALPYEEALKRIDAGVCPGCERRIATGPNGPANFCVHCGLRLFDQCGGCHTRKNAFYPYCPSCGVPAGSADAA